A window of the Streptococcus sp. 116-D4 genome harbors these coding sequences:
- the tuf gene encoding elongation factor Tu has protein sequence MAKEKYDRSKPHVNIGTIGHVDHGKTTLTAAITTVLARRLPSAVNQPKDYASIDAAPEERERGITINTAHVEYETEKRHYAHIDAPGHADYVKNMITGAAQMDGAILVVASTDGPMPQTREHILLSRQVGVKHLIVFMNKVDLVDDEELLELVEMEIRDLLSEYDFPGDDLPVIQGSALKALEGDTKYEDIVMELMNTVDEYIPEPERDTDKPLLLPVEDVFSITGRGTVASGRIDRGIVKVNDEIEIVGIKEETQKAVVTGVEMFRKQLDEGLAGDNVGVLLRGVQRDEIERGQVIAKPGSINPHTKFKGEVYILTKEEGGRHTPFFNNYRPQFYFRTTDVTGSIELPAGTEMVMPGDNVTIDVELIHPIAVEQGTTFSIREGGRTVGSGMVTEIEA, from the coding sequence ATGGCAAAAGAAAAATACGATCGTAGTAAACCACACGTTAACATTGGTACTATCGGACACGTTGACCACGGTAAAACTACTTTGACAGCAGCTATCACAACTGTTTTGGCACGTCGCTTGCCTTCAGCTGTTAACCAACCTAAAGACTATGCGTCTATCGATGCTGCTCCAGAAGAACGCGAACGCGGTATCACTATCAACACTGCGCACGTTGAGTACGAAACTGAAAAACGTCACTACGCTCACATCGACGCTCCAGGACACGCGGACTACGTTAAAAACATGATCACTGGTGCTGCTCAAATGGACGGAGCTATCCTTGTAGTAGCTTCAACTGACGGACCAATGCCACAAACTCGTGAGCACATCCTTCTTTCACGTCAGGTTGGTGTTAAACACCTTATCGTCTTCATGAACAAAGTTGACTTGGTTGACGACGAAGAATTGCTTGAATTGGTTGAAATGGAAATCCGTGACCTATTGTCAGAATACGACTTCCCAGGTGACGATCTTCCAGTTATCCAAGGTTCAGCTCTTAAAGCTCTTGAAGGTGACACTAAATACGAAGACATCGTTATGGAATTGATGAACACAGTTGATGAGTACATCCCAGAACCAGAACGTGACACTGACAAACCATTGCTTCTTCCAGTCGAAGACGTATTCTCAATCACTGGACGTGGTACAGTTGCTTCAGGACGTATCGACCGTGGTATCGTTAAAGTCAACGACGAAATCGAAATCGTTGGTATCAAAGAAGAAACTCAAAAAGCAGTTGTTACTGGTGTTGAAATGTTCCGTAAACAACTTGACGAAGGTCTTGCCGGAGATAACGTAGGTGTCCTTCTTCGTGGTGTTCAACGTGATGAAATCGAACGTGGACAAGTTATCGCTAAACCAGGTTCAATCAACCCACACACTAAATTTAAAGGTGAAGTCTACATCCTTACTAAAGAAGAAGGTGGACGTCACACTCCATTCTTCAACAACTACCGTCCACAATTCTACTTCCGTACTACTGACGTTACAGGTTCAATTGAACTTCCAGCAGGTACTGAAATGGTAATGCCTGGTGATAACGTGACAATCGACGTTGAGTTGATTCACCCAATCGCCGTAGAACAAGGTACTACATTCTCTATCCGTGAGGGTGGACGTACTGTTGGTTCAGGTATGGTTACAGAAATCGAAGCTTAA
- the sufU gene encoding Fe-S cluster assembly sulfur transfer protein SufU: MALSKLDSLYMAVVADHSKNPHHQGKLEDAEQISLNNPTCGDVINLSVKFDAENRLEDIAFLNSGCTISTASASMMTDAVLGKTKQEILELATIFSEMVQGQKDERQDHLGDAAFLSGVAKFPQRIKCATLAWNALKKTIENQENK, translated from the coding sequence ATGGCACTTTCTAAACTAGATAGCCTTTATATGGCAGTGGTAGCGGACCATTCGAAAAATCCCCATCACCAAGGGAAATTAGAAGATGCAGAGCAAATCAGTCTCAACAATCCGACCTGTGGTGATGTTATCAATCTCTCTGTCAAGTTTGATGCAGAGAATCGTTTGGAAGATATCGCTTTTCTAAACTCAGGTTGTACCATCTCAACTGCCTCTGCTAGTATGATGACAGATGCAGTTTTAGGCAAGACCAAGCAAGAAATTTTAGAACTTGCGACTATTTTTTCTGAAATGGTTCAAGGGCAAAAAGATGAACGTCAAGACCACCTTGGAGACGCAGCCTTCTTATCAGGCGTTGCAAAATTCCCTCAACGAATTAAGTGTGCAACCCTAGCTTGGAATGCCCTGAAGAAAACAATTGAAAATCAAGAAAACAAGTAA
- the sufB gene encoding Fe-S cluster assembly protein SufB — protein sequence MAEERVEPKPIDLGEYKFGFHDDVEPVLSTGKGLNEDVIRELSAAKGEPEWMLKFRLKSYETFKKMPMQTWGADLSEIDFDDLIYYQKPSDKPARSWDDVPEKIKETFERIGIPEAERAYLAGASAQYESEVVYHNMKEEFEKLGIVFTDTDSALKEYPDLFKQYFAKLVPPTDNKLAALNSAVWSGGTFIYVPKGVKVDIPLQTYFRINNENTGQFERTLIIVDEGASVHYVEGCTAPTYSSNSLHAAIVEIFALDGAYMRYTTIQNWSDNVYNLVTKRAKALKDATVEWIDGNLGAKTTMKYPSVYLDGEGARGTMLSIAFANAGQHQDTGAKMIHNAPHTSSSIVSKSIAKGGGKVDYRGQVTFNKNSKKSVSHIECDTIIMDDLSASDTIPFNEIHNSQVALEHEAKVSKISEEQLYYLMSRGLSETEATEMIVMGFVEPFTKELPMEYAVELNRLISYEMEGSVG from the coding sequence ATGGCTGAAGAAAGAGTAGAACCAAAACCAATTGACCTTGGTGAATATAAATTTGGTTTCCATGATGATGTAGAGCCTGTCCTATCGACAGGAAAAGGATTGAATGAAGATGTCATTCGTGAACTATCAGCTGCAAAGGGAGAACCTGAGTGGATGTTAAAATTCCGTTTGAAGTCTTATGAAACCTTCAAAAAAATGCCTATGCAAACTTGGGGAGCAGATTTGTCAGAGATTGATTTTGATGACTTGATTTATTACCAAAAACCATCTGATAAACCAGCTCGTTCTTGGGACGACGTTCCTGAAAAGATTAAAGAAACCTTTGAACGTATTGGGATTCCAGAAGCTGAGCGTGCCTATCTAGCTGGAGCTTCTGCCCAGTATGAGTCAGAAGTGGTTTACCATAACATGAAGGAAGAATTTGAGAAGTTAGGTATCGTCTTTACAGATACGGATTCTGCCCTCAAGGAATACCCAGACTTGTTTAAACAATACTTTGCGAAGTTGGTACCGCCAACAGATAACAAATTGGCTGCCCTCAACTCGGCAGTATGGTCAGGTGGAACCTTTATCTACGTACCAAAAGGTGTTAAGGTAGATATCCCACTTCAAACTTACTTCCGCATCAACAACGAAAATACTGGTCAGTTTGAACGTACCTTGATTATCGTTGATGAAGGAGCAAGTGTCCATTACGTAGAAGGATGTACAGCGCCAACTTATTCAAGCAACAGCTTGCATGCGGCCATTGTAGAAATCTTTGCCTTGGATGGTGCTTATATGCGTTATACAACCATCCAAAACTGGTCTGATAACGTCTATAACTTGGTAACGAAACGTGCCAAAGCTTTGAAAGATGCGACAGTTGAGTGGATTGATGGAAACTTGGGTGCCAAAACAACTATGAAATATCCATCAGTTTACCTTGATGGAGAAGGGGCGCGTGGAACTATGCTTTCTATCGCCTTTGCTAATGCTGGACAGCATCAGGACACTGGTGCTAAGATGATCCACAATGCACCACATACGAGTTCATCTATCGTGTCAAAATCTATCGCTAAGGGCGGTGGTAAAGTAGACTACCGAGGACAAGTAACCTTTAACAAGAACTCTAAGAAATCTGTCTCTCACATCGAGTGTGATACCATTATCATGGATGATTTGTCAGCATCAGATACCATTCCATTTAATGAAATTCATAACTCACAAGTAGCTTTGGAACACGAAGCTAAGGTATCTAAGATTTCAGAAGAGCAACTCTATTACCTCATGAGTCGTGGCTTGTCAGAGACTGAAGCAACTGAAATGATCGTCATGGGATTTGTCGAACCCTTCACTAAAGAACTTCCAATGGAGTATGCAGTTGAGCTTAACCGCTTGATTAGCTATGAAATGGAAGGATCAGTTGGATAA
- the pbp3 gene encoding D-alanyl-D-alanine carboxypeptidase PBP3 has protein sequence MKKIILTILSLFVISSASTVAAQDFNITAKHAIAVEANTGKILYEKDATQPVEIASITKLITVYLVYEALENGSITLSTPVDISDYPYKLTTNSEASNVPMEARNYTVEQLLEATLVSSANSAAIALAEKIAGSEKDFVDMMRAKLLEWGIQDATVVNTTGLNNETLGDNIYPGSKKDDENKLSAYDVAIVARNLIKKYPQVLEITKKPSSTFAGMTITSTNYMLEGMPAYRGGFDGLKTGTTDKAGESFVGTTVEKGMRVITVVLNADHQDNNPYARFTATSSLMDYISSTFTLRKIVQKGDAYEDSKAPVQDGKEDMVTAVAKDDISLIERVGGQSSQTIQFTPDSKAIPAPLEAGTVVGHLTYEDNDLIGQGYITTERPSFEMVAETKVEKAFFLKVWWNQFIRFINEKL, from the coding sequence ATGAAAAAAATAATTTTAACTATTTTAAGCCTTTTCGTTATTAGCTCAGCATCTACTGTTGCTGCTCAGGATTTTAATATTACTGCAAAACATGCCATTGCTGTTGAGGCGAATACTGGTAAAATTCTCTATGAGAAAGATGCAACCCAGCCAGTTGAAATTGCGTCAATCACAAAGTTAATTACTGTTTATCTTGTCTATGAAGCCTTGGAAAACGGCAGTATTACACTATCAACTCCGGTAGATATTTCTGATTATCCTTACAAATTAACGACAAATTCTGAAGCGAGTAACGTTCCTATGGAGGCTCGTAATTATACCGTCGAACAACTACTTGAAGCAACCCTAGTATCTAGTGCTAACAGTGCGGCTATTGCCCTAGCTGAGAAAATTGCTGGCTCAGAAAAAGATTTCGTCGATATGATGCGCGCAAAGCTCTTAGAATGGGGAATTCAGGATGCTACTGTTGTCAATACGACAGGTCTGAACAATGAGACTCTTGGGGATAACATTTACCCGGGCTCAAAAAAAGATGATGAAAACAAGCTCAGTGCTTATGATGTTGCTATCGTTGCTCGCAATCTCATCAAAAAGTACCCACAAGTCTTGGAAATCACGAAAAAACCTTCTTCTACTTTTGCTGGAATGACAATCACCTCTACCAACTACATGTTAGAAGGCATGCCTGCTTATCGCGGTGGTTTTGATGGCCTTAAGACAGGAACAACAGACAAAGCTGGAGAATCTTTTGTTGGTACTACTGTTGAAAAAGGGATGAGGGTTATCACAGTTGTTTTGAATGCAGATCATCAAGACAATAATCCTTACGCTCGCTTCACAGCTACATCCTCACTAATGGATTATATCTCTTCTACATTCACACTTCGTAAAATCGTTCAGAAAGGTGATGCCTATGAAGATAGTAAAGCCCCTGTACAAGATGGAAAAGAAGATATGGTCACTGCCGTTGCCAAAGATGATATCAGTCTAATTGAACGTGTTGGAGGACAATCGTCCCAAACTATTCAATTCACACCTGATTCTAAGGCAATTCCAGCACCACTTGAAGCCGGAACTGTGGTTGGACATTTGACTTATGAAGACAATGATTTGATTGGCCAAGGTTACATCACTACAGAACGTCCTAGTTTTGAGATGGTAGCAGAAACGAAAGTTGAAAAAGCCTTCTTCTTAAAAGTTTGGTGGAATCAGTTTATCCGCTTCATCAACGAAAAATTATAA
- the sufD gene encoding Fe-S cluster assembly protein SufD, whose amino-acid sequence MTKENIKLFSEMHAEPSWLADLRQKAFDKIETLELPVIERVKFHRWNLGEGTITESEPSANVPDFTALDNHLKLVQVGTQTVFEQIPVELAEQGVVFTDFHSALEEIPELIEEFFMSSVKYDDDKLAAYHTAYFNSGAVLYIPDNVEITEPIEGIFYQDSDSDVPFNKHIMIIAGKNSKINYLERLESRGEGSAKATANITVEVIARSGAQVKFAAIDRLGENVTAYISRRGKLGNDASIDWAIGVMNEGNVVADFDSDLIGNGSHADLKVVALSSGRQVQGIDTRVTNYGCNSIGNILQHGVILEKATLTFNGIGHIIKGAKGADAQQESRVLMLSDQARSDANPILLIDENDVTAGHAASIGQVDPEDMYYLMSRGLDKATAERLVVRGFLGSVIVEIPVKEVRDEMIATIEEKLSKR is encoded by the coding sequence ATGACTAAAGAAAATATTAAACTTTTTTCAGAAATGCACGCTGAACCAAGCTGGTTGGCTGACCTCCGTCAAAAAGCTTTTGATAAGATTGAGACTTTGGAATTACCAGTTATTGAGCGTGTCAAATTCCACCGTTGGAATCTGGGTGAAGGAACGATTACAGAAAGTGAGCCATCAGCAAATGTTCCAGATTTCACTGCGCTAGATAATCACTTGAAATTGGTGCAAGTAGGGACTCAGACTGTTTTTGAGCAAATTCCAGTTGAGTTGGCTGAACAGGGTGTTGTCTTCACAGACTTCCATTCAGCTTTAGAAGAAATTCCAGAGTTAATCGAAGAATTCTTCATGTCATCTGTTAAGTATGACGATGACAAGTTGGCAGCCTACCACACAGCTTACTTTAACAGTGGTGCTGTTCTCTACATCCCTGATAATGTTGAGATTACAGAACCAATCGAAGGAATTTTCTACCAAGACAGCGATAGCGATGTGCCGTTTAACAAGCATATTATGATTATCGCTGGTAAAAATTCTAAGATTAATTATCTGGAACGTTTAGAGTCACGCGGTGAAGGAAGTGCCAAAGCAACTGCTAATATCACAGTAGAAGTCATTGCACGTTCTGGTGCTCAAGTGAAGTTTGCGGCGATTGACCGTCTAGGTGAAAACGTCACTGCTTACATTAGCCGTCGTGGTAAATTAGGTAACGATGCAAGTATTGACTGGGCCATCGGTGTCATGAACGAAGGAAATGTCGTTGCTGACTTTGATAGCGATTTGATTGGGAACGGTAGCCATGCGGACCTGAAAGTTGTAGCTCTTTCAAGTGGCCGTCAGGTGCAAGGGATTGATACTCGCGTAACAAACTATGGTTGCAACTCAATCGGAAATATCCTTCAGCATGGGGTTATCCTTGAAAAAGCAACATTAACCTTCAACGGTATTGGCCACATCATCAAGGGTGCCAAGGGAGCAGATGCCCAACAAGAAAGTCGTGTTCTGATGCTTTCAGACCAAGCACGTTCAGACGCCAACCCGATTCTTTTGATTGATGAAAATGATGTTACTGCAGGGCACGCAGCTTCTATCGGTCAAGTAGACCCAGAAGACATGTACTACCTCATGAGCCGTGGTTTAGATAAGGCAACTGCAGAACGTTTGGTTGTTCGCGGTTTCCTAGGCTCTGTTATCGTTGAGATTCCAGTCAAGGAAGTTCGTGATGAAATGATTGCGACGATCGAAGAAAAATTGTCAAAACGCTAA
- a CDS encoding AI-2E family transporter, which translates to MFRRNKLFFWTTEILLITLIFYLWREMGAIITPFASVINTIMIPFLLGGFLYYLTNPVVQFLEKKLKLNRVIGILLTLCGLVWLIVIGVVYLLPILINQLSSLINSSQDIYSRIQDLVIQLSKYPAFQNLDVQKTIQQLNLSYVDILQNILNGVTNSVGSVLSALFSTVLIIIMTPVFLIYFLLDSHKFLPMLERTVLKQDKLHITGLLKNLNATISRYISGVAIDAIIIGCLAFIGYSVIGLKYALVFAIFSGLTNLIPYVGPIIGLVPMIISNLFTDPQKMLIAVIYMIVIQQIDGNVLYPRIVGGVMKVHPITILVLLLLSSNIYGVIGMIVAVPTYSILKEISKFLARLYENHKIMKERERELAK; encoded by the coding sequence ATGTTTCGGAGAAACAAATTATTCTTCTGGACTACTGAAATACTACTGATAACCTTAATTTTCTATCTTTGGAGAGAAATGGGTGCTATTATTACACCTTTTGCTAGTGTGATAAATACAATTATGATTCCTTTCTTACTGGGTGGTTTTCTGTATTATCTAACGAACCCCGTAGTCCAGTTTCTAGAGAAAAAATTAAAGCTGAATCGAGTTATTGGAATTTTATTGACTCTTTGTGGCTTAGTATGGCTGATTGTGATAGGTGTTGTCTATCTCTTACCTATTTTAATCAATCAGTTGAGTAGTTTGATTAATTCTAGCCAAGATATATACAGTCGTATTCAAGATTTAGTAATACAATTATCCAAATACCCAGCTTTTCAAAATCTAGATGTTCAAAAGACTATTCAACAGCTGAATCTGTCTTATGTAGACATCCTACAAAATATCTTAAATGGTGTTACAAATAGTGTTGGTAGTGTCTTATCTGCACTCTTTAGTACTGTTTTGATTATTATCATGACCCCTGTGTTTTTAATTTATTTTTTGTTAGATAGTCACAAATTCTTGCCGATGCTTGAACGTACTGTTTTAAAGCAAGATAAGTTGCATATTACAGGTCTTTTAAAAAATTTGAATGCTACAATCTCTCGATATATTAGTGGTGTCGCAATTGATGCGATTATTATTGGTTGTTTGGCCTTTATCGGATATAGTGTCATTGGACTCAAGTATGCATTGGTTTTTGCTATTTTCTCTGGTTTAACCAATTTGATACCTTATGTTGGTCCAATTATCGGTTTGGTTCCGATGATTATTTCAAATCTGTTTACGGATCCTCAAAAGATGTTAATTGCTGTAATTTACATGATTGTTATTCAACAGATTGATGGGAATGTATTATATCCACGGATTGTTGGTGGAGTTATGAAGGTTCACCCAATTACGATTTTAGTATTACTTTTGTTATCAAGTAATATCTATGGTGTCATTGGTATGATTGTCGCTGTACCAACTTATTCTATCTTAAAAGAAATTTCTAAGTTCTTAGCTCGTTTGTATGAAAATCATAAAATAATGAAAGAACGAGAAAGAGAATTAGCTAAGTAA
- a CDS encoding cysteine desulfurase: MLDVEAIRKDFPILDQIVNDEPLVYLDNAATTQKPLAVLETINRYYEQDNANVHRGVHTLAERATASYEAARDTIRKFINAGSTKEVLFTRGTTTSLNWVARFAEEILTEGDQVLISVMEHHSNIIPWQEACRKTGAELVYVYLKDGALDMDDLRSKLTDKVKFVSLAHASNVLGVVNPIKEITQLAHQVGAIMVVDGAQSTPHMKIDVQDLDVDFFAFSGHKMAGPTGIGVLYGKEKYLEQMSPLEFGGEMIDFVYEQSASWKELPWKFEAGTPNMAGAIGLAAAVDYLEKIGMAAIETHEQELIAYVFPKLQAIEGLTIYGSQDLAQRSGVIAFNLGDLHPHDLATALDYEGVAVRAGHHCAQPLLQYLDVPATARASFYIYNTKADCDKLVDALQKTKEFFNGTF, translated from the coding sequence ATGTTAGATGTAGAAGCAATTCGCAAGGATTTTCCAATTTTAGACCAGATTGTTAATGATGAACCTCTGGTTTATCTGGATAATGCCGCGACGACACAAAAACCACTAGCAGTTCTGGAAACGATTAATCGCTATTATGAGCAGGACAATGCCAATGTTCACCGAGGTGTTCATACCTTGGCTGAAAGGGCGACAGCATCTTATGAGGCGGCTCGTGACACCATTCGTAAGTTTATCAATGCAGGGTCTACAAAGGAAGTTCTCTTTACTAGAGGCACGACAACCAGTCTTAACTGGGTGGCACGTTTCGCTGAGGAAATTCTGACTGAGGGAGATCAAGTCTTGATTTCTGTCATGGAACACCATTCCAATATTATTCCATGGCAGGAAGCTTGCCGAAAGACTGGGGCAGAGCTTGTCTATGTCTATCTCAAGGATGGAGCTCTGGATATGGATGACTTGCGTTCTAAATTGACTGACAAAGTTAAATTTGTTTCACTAGCTCACGCATCAAACGTTCTTGGAGTGGTTAATCCTATCAAAGAAATCACTCAATTGGCCCACCAAGTTGGAGCCATCATGGTGGTAGATGGTGCTCAATCTACGCCTCATATGAAGATTGACGTCCAGGACTTGGATGTAGACTTCTTTGCCTTTTCAGGTCACAAGATGGCTGGTCCGACTGGTATTGGTGTTCTTTACGGTAAAGAAAAATATCTAGAACAAATGTCACCTCTTGAATTTGGCGGCGAGATGATTGATTTCGTCTATGAGCAATCTGCTAGCTGGAAGGAGTTGCCTTGGAAATTCGAGGCTGGAACTCCCAACATGGCAGGTGCGATTGGACTAGCAGCTGCAGTGGATTATCTTGAAAAGATTGGTATGGCTGCTATTGAAACTCATGAACAGGAATTGATTGCATATGTCTTTCCAAAACTGCAGGCCATTGAAGGTTTGACCATTTACGGTTCTCAAGATTTGGCTCAACGCTCTGGTGTCATTGCCTTTAACCTAGGTGACCTTCATCCTCACGACCTTGCGACTGCTCTGGATTATGAAGGAGTGGCTGTTCGAGCAGGTCACCATTGCGCTCAACCTTTGCTCCAGTATTTGGACGTTCCAGCTACAGCTCGTGCAAGTTTTTATATCTACAATACCAAGGCAGATTGCGACAAGCTAGTCGATGCCTTACAAAAGACAAAGGAGTTTTTCAATGGCACTTTCTAA
- a CDS encoding DUF3272 domain-containing protein, producing the protein MNRQQFIIIALFTAAETYFFNEAWMTGRYIMAAFWAILLFRNFRVSYLMGKIVDVIDQHLKGKD; encoded by the coding sequence ATGAATAGACAACAATTTATTATTATCGCGCTGTTTACAGCTGCTGAGACCTATTTTTTCAATGAAGCCTGGATGACTGGCCGCTATATTATGGCAGCCTTTTGGGCTATTTTGCTCTTTAGAAATTTTCGAGTTAGTTACTTGATGGGCAAGATTGTAGATGTCATTGACCAGCATTTAAAAGGAAAAGACTAG
- a CDS encoding DEAD/DEAH box helicase: protein MKTKLPTEWQELSDQLGFQEFTPIQTQLFEPLLAGENLLGVSPTGTGKTLAYLLPSLLRLQKKKAQQLLILAPNTELAGQIFDVCKTWADAIGLTPQLFLSGSSQKRQIERLKKGPEILIGTPGRIFELIKLKKIKMMNVETIILDEFDQLLDDSQIHFVEKITHYAPRDHQLVYMSATTKFDQEKIAPNTRTIDLSDQKLDNIQHFYMQVDQRHRVDMLRKLAHVEDFRGLVFFNSLSDLGSAEEKLQYRDILAVSLASDVNVKFRKIILEKFKDKQLTLLLATDLLARGIDIDSLECVINFDIPRDIEAYTHRAGRTGRMGKEGYVITFITHPEEIKKLKKFTSVREIVLKNQELYIK from the coding sequence ATGAAAACCAAACTACCTACTGAATGGCAAGAACTAAGTGACCAACTCGGTTTCCAAGAATTCACTCCCATTCAAACTCAACTATTTGAGCCCCTTCTTGCTGGAGAAAACCTCCTAGGAGTGAGCCCAACAGGAACAGGTAAGACCCTAGCTTACCTTCTACCAAGTCTGCTCAGACTACAAAAGAAAAAAGCCCAACAACTCTTGATTCTAGCACCAAATACAGAACTTGCTGGACAAATTTTTGATGTATGCAAAACGTGGGCAGACGCTATCGGCTTGACTCCCCAACTCTTCTTATCAGGTTCGAGTCAGAAACGCCAGATTGAACGCCTAAAAAAAGGACCAGAAATTCTGATTGGAACTCCTGGCCGTATCTTTGAACTCATTAAACTGAAAAAAATCAAGATGATGAATGTGGAAACCATCATCCTAGATGAATTCGACCAATTGCTAGATGATTCTCAGATTCACTTTGTTGAGAAAATCACTCACTACGCACCGCGTGACCACCAACTCGTCTACATGAGTGCGACGACCAAGTTTGATCAAGAGAAGATTGCACCTAACACACGTACCATTGATCTTTCTGACCAAAAATTGGACAACATCCAACATTTCTATATGCAGGTAGATCAACGTCATCGTGTTGATATGCTACGAAAACTAGCTCATGTGGAAGATTTCCGTGGTTTGGTCTTCTTTAACAGCCTGTCAGACCTTGGAAGTGCAGAGGAAAAATTACAGTATCGGGATATCTTGGCTGTTTCTCTAGCTAGTGATGTCAATGTTAAATTTAGAAAAATCATCTTAGAAAAGTTTAAAGACAAGCAGCTAACCCTACTTCTTGCAACAGACCTTCTGGCTCGTGGGATTGATATCGATAGCCTAGAATGCGTCATAAACTTTGATATCCCAAGAGATATCGAAGCCTACACTCATCGTGCTGGCCGTACTGGTCGTATGGGTAAGGAAGGTTATGTTATTACTTTCATCACTCATCCAGAAGAAATCAAAAAACTTAAAAAGTTTACAAGTGTGCGAGAAATTGTCCTAAAAAATCAAGAACTCTATATCAAATAA
- the sufC gene encoding Fe-S cluster assembly ATPase SufC gives MSVLEIKDLHVEIEGKEILKGVNLTLKTGEIAAIMGPNGTGKSTLSAAIMGNPNYEVTKGEVLFDGVNILELEVDERARMGLFLAMQYPSEIPGITNAEFLRAAMNAGKEDDEKISVREFITKLDEKMELLNMKEEMAERYLNEGFSGGEKKRNEILQLLMLEPTFALLDEIDSGLDIDALKVVSKGVNAMRGEGFGAMIITHYQRLLNYITPDVVHVMMEGRVVLSGGPELAARLEREGYAKLAEELGYDYKEEL, from the coding sequence ATGTCAGTATTAGAGATCAAAGATCTTCACGTCGAGATTGAAGGAAAAGAAATTTTAAAAGGGGTTAACCTGACCCTGAAAACAGGAGAAATCGCCGCTATCATGGGACCAAATGGTACTGGTAAATCGACTCTTTCTGCCGCTATCATGGGAAATCCAAACTATGAAGTTACCAAAGGTGAAGTCTTGTTTGATGGCGTAAACATCCTTGAGTTGGAAGTTGACGAGCGTGCGCGTATGGGACTTTTCCTTGCTATGCAATACCCATCAGAAATCCCTGGAATTACCAATGCTGAGTTTCTTCGTGCAGCCATGAATGCTGGTAAAGAAGATGATGAAAAGATTTCAGTTCGTGAGTTTATTACTAAACTAGACGAGAAGATGGAATTGCTCAACATGAAAGAAGAAATGGCAGAGCGTTACCTCAACGAAGGTTTCTCTGGTGGTGAGAAAAAACGTAATGAGATTCTTCAACTCTTGATGTTGGAACCAACTTTTGCCCTTTTGGATGAGATTGACTCTGGTCTTGATATTGACGCTCTTAAGGTTGTGTCTAAAGGTGTCAATGCCATGCGTGGTGAAGGCTTTGGTGCTATGATTATCACTCACTACCAACGTCTTTTGAATTACATCACACCTGATGTGGTACACGTCATGATGGAAGGTCGTGTTGTCCTTTCAGGTGGTCCAGAATTGGCTGCGCGTTTGGAACGTGAAGGATACGCAAAACTAGCTGAAGAACTTGGCTACGACTACAAGGAAGAATTGTAA